The genomic DNA GTCGAAGGTCCACCACTGGCCGCCGTTGCCGGTGAAGCAGAAGGTCGCCACCGACTGCTCGTCGTGCTTGACGGTGCATCCCGGAACCCCGGCCACCAGGTTGGCGTAGCCGCGGGTGCCCGCCTCGTCCGGGAACTGCCCCGGCGCCGCGCCGGTGGCCGGCTGCCACTCGCCGGACTTGCCGCCGTCGGCGACACCCTGCCATCCCCGCCCGTAGTAGGCGAGGCCGACGGTGATCTTGCGCGGGTTCACGCCGGCCTGCAGGTAGACGTCGACCGCGTTCTCGACGCTGAAGTGGAAGGAGTAGGGGTCGTCGGTGTCGGTGTACAGGTTGCCCTGGTGACCGGCCCGGTTCGGCTCCCACGAGTTGTCGCTGCCGGCGCCGTGGAAGTCGTAGCCCTGGACGTTGAAGATGTCCAGGGACTTGGCGACCTCCGGCAGGTCCCAGCCGGCGGCGATCTTCGCCGGGTCGGCCGGGGTGAACGCGGTGAGCTGGTAGCGCTTACCGGTCTCCTGGGTCAGGGCGTCGAGCTGCCTGCGGAACTCGGCGATCAGCAGCGTGTTGTTCGCCTTGTCGCCTGCGCCGATGTGGTTGCCCGGGTGGCCTTCGGAACCCGGCCACTCCCAGTCCAGGTCGATGCCGTCGAAGATCCCGGCCGCGCTGCCCGGACCGCCTGCGGCGTTGTAGACCGGCAGGTTTCCCTTGATGTAGGTGTCGATGCAGGAGCTCACGAACTTCTTCCGGGCGGCGTCGGTGGCCGCCACGTCGGAGAAGTACTTCGAGTAGGTCCAGCCGCCGAGCGAGATCAGCACCTTCAGGTTCGGATACTTCGCCTTGAGCTTGCGGAGCTGGTTGTAGTTGCCGCGCAGCTTCTCCCAGCCGGTGTCGGCGACGCCGTCCACCGACTGTCCCGCGCTCATCGGCCTGCCGTAGTCGGCGTCCGCGTCGCCCGCGCCGTCGCCCTGGTTCGGATCCTGGGGGTTGGCCGTGGTTCCCTTGGTGACGCCGTGCAGGCAGGTCAGATTCACCGGGTCGATGTTGCCGAAGGCGTAGTTGAGGTGGGTCAGCTTCGCCGCGACGCCGGTCGTGTCGAGGTTGCGCACGAAGTACTGCCTGCCGTAGATGCCCCACTGCACGAAGTAGCCGACCCTGGCGTAGCCGCTGCCGACGATGTCGTCGGTGCTCACCTTCAGCGCGCCGCTCGCGGCCGAGAGGTTGTCGTACAGGTCGCGGGCCTTGACGGTGAAGGTGTACTCGGTGGACGGTGACAGCCCGTTCACCGTAGCCGAGGTGTCGGTGACCGTCGCCGCCAGGGTCGTGCCGGCGTAGACCTCGTATCCGGCGATGCCCTTGTTGTCGGTCGAGGTACCCCACGCGAGGGAGACGCTCGACGAGCTCTTGCCGGTGCTGCGCAGGCCGGTGGGGGCGGTGGGCGGCTGGGTGTCGTCACCGGCGTTGTTGGTCGTCACCTTCAACGCCGCACTGACCGGGGAGAGGGTCCCCTTCCGGTCCCTGGCCCTGACGGTGAAGGTGTATTCGGTGTTCGAGGTCAGGCCGGTGAGGGTCGCGGCCGTCCCGGTGACCGTCGCGGCGAGGGTGGCGCCGTTGTAGACCTGGTAGCCGGTGATCGGGAGGCTTCCCGGGGTCGCGGCGTCCCATGCCAGCGAGACGGTCCCGGTGGTCTTGACCGGTGAGCGCAGGTTCCCCGGCGCGGCGGGTGGCGTGTCGGCCGAACCGTCGCACCGTACGTCGTTGATCCGGCAGTTCGCCGGTTCGGCGGACGCGCTGCTGAGCGTGAACGAGGGGCTGTACGGCTCGGTGGACCCGTGTGCCGCCACCGTCGTGTTGTAGTGGGCCGGGCTCAGCGTGACCTGGCGCCCGCTCTGGCTGAGTGAGGCGTTCTGGGCTCCGCTCGCGGTGACCCCGGTGGGCAGGTCGAAGGTGATCGACCAGCCGTTGAGGGCCGTGTCGGTGTTGTTGGCGACGACGAACGTTCCCTGCGTCCCGCTGCCCGAGTAGGTGGCGGTGACGGGCGCGTCCGGCGGCGGCGGATCGCCGCTGCCGTCGCAGTTGGCGCCGTTGATCGTGCAGTTCGTCGGCTGGGCCGCCGCACTGAGGGTGAACCTGGGACTGTACGGCTCGGTGGTGCCGTTCGCCCGCACGGTGTTGATGTAGAAGGCGGGAGTCAGCTTGACCCGGGTTCCGCTCTGCGAGGTGGTGGCGTTCTGGGCCCCGCTGACAGTGATCCCGGGGGGCAGATCGAAGGTGATCGACCACCCGGTGACCGGAGCGGTGCCGGGATTGCTCACCACGAACGTGCCCTGGTTGCCGGTCAGGGTGAAGGCGGCCGTCAGGCGGGCGGCGGCGTTGGCGGGAGCGCTGATGGCGGCGAGGGCGGTCGCCAGGACGAGAACCAACAGCACAGCGGCGGTTCGGCGCATGCGGGGACTCTTTCTTAAAGGAAAGTTTCCTAACAATTACGCGGATCGTAAACCTGGCATCCCCCACCGGCAAGGCCCAAAACGACAGGGGCCAACGGCCGCCGACACACCGGGCGCGGCGTGGCGTGACGCCTTGGACGACCCACTATGACGTCACATGAATTCATCGATGACGTCGTTCAGGGTTGCACTGACGTCAAAGTGACGTCATAGTGATGCTTATGGACGTCACGCCCTTCGTCGAGAACCTCCGCCGCGCACTGGCCGCATCGGCGGCGGTCGCCGACCCGGAGACCCGAGCCGCCGTGGAGAACCTCACGACGGCACTGGACTCCGCTGTCAGACTCACCCTCATCGACGCGCTCTCCGCAGCCGCCGACGAGGTCACCCGCGAGCTCGCCCCGGGCTCCGTCGAGGTACGGATCCGCAGCCGCGAACTCGAGTTCGTGGTGACGCCGCCCCCGGCGGCGGACGTCTTCACCTCACCCGTACCGCCCCTGCCCCCCGGCCCGCCGCCGCTTCCCGAACCGCCCTCACCACCCGGCGACGCGGGCACCGCACGCGTCACGCTGCGACTGCCCGAACCGCTCAAGGGCCGGATCGAGGAGGCCGCGGGCATGGAGGGCGTCTCCGTCAACGCCTGGCTGGTCAGAGCGGTCTCGACGGCCCTGACCGCACCACAGCGCGAGCCCCGCACGCCCGTCGCGGGAAAGCGCATCAGCGGCTGGGTCCGCTGACCCACCCTCTCCCACAACCTCGAACACCCCCGCAACCCGCAAGGGAGATCTCGTCATGCCCGTATTCCCGGCCGAAGGTCCCGTCACCCTCCACGTGCAGTTCCCCGCAGGCGACCTCGACATCGCGGCCACCCGGCGCGAGGACGCCGTGGTCGAGGTACGGCCCGCCAACCCCTCCCGGTCCGCCGACGTCCGGTTCGCCGAGAAGACCCACGTCGAATACGTCAACGGCACCATCCACATCGAGGCCCCCGAGCGCCCCCTGTCGCTGGGCCGCGACCCCAGGCTGAAGATCCTCATCGGCCTGCCGGAGAGGTCGCGGGTCGAGTTCGCCACCTCCTCGGCCAACGCCCGGATGACCGGCCCCCTGGGCGATGTCTCCGTCAGAACGTCCTCCGGCGACACGCGGGTCAGTCACTGCGCCGCATTCGACGTCAATACCTCCAGTGGTGACGTCACCTGTGACGTCATCGAGGGCGACGCCCGGCTGAAGTCCTCGTCCGGAGACATCGAACTGGGCGAGGTGTACGGCACGGCGACGGTCGGCCTCGCCTCGGGCACCCTTGATCTCGGCATGGTCGGTGGCGCCGCCGGCGTCAAGACGTCCTCGGGGAACGTCCGGATCGGCCAGGCCGACGGATCGGTTGAGGTCAAGTCCACATCGGCTCGGGTCACCATCGAGACGATCTCCGCTGGGGACGTCTCGGTGACCAGTTCCTCGGGGAACGTCCGCATCGGCCGGGCCAGTGGGTCCGTCCAGGTCACGTCCACCTCGGCCGGGGTCACCATCGAGACGATGACCGCCGGGGACGTCTCGGTGACCAGTTCCTCGGGGAACGTCCGCATCGGCCGGGCCAGTGGGTCCGTCCAGGTCAAGTCCACCTCGGCCGGGGTCACCATCGACTCGATCACCGCCGGGGTCGCCTCGGTGACCAGCGACTCGGGGAATGTCAGAGTCGGCGTGGCCGAGGGCACCAGCGCCTGGCTGGACGTCTCCTCGACCTCCGGCAAGGTCGCCTCCTCCCTCGAACAGGCCGACAAGCCCGACGACGGTGAGCGGGCGGAGATCCACGTCCAGACCGGCTCCGGCTCCGTCGCCATCACCCGCGCCCACGCATAGCGCACCCGCGAAAGCGATCCACGGTGACTTCCTCCCCAGAGCTGAAGCCCGGGACCTCCACGCGCAAGGAGATTCGATGAACGACTTTCAGACCTACACCTTCTTCCGCTCGCGGCACGCCGAGTTGATCGCCGAGGCGGAGATCCGGCGCAACCTGCCGAAACATCCCGGTGCCTCGCGCCGGCGGATGGCCGAGGCCCTCCACGGGCTCGCCGACCGGATCAGCCCGGCGGCCCCCGGCGGCCATGGCCGCCGCTCCACCCCCCGCATGCCGACGACCGCCTGAGCGTCGCCCGGTGCCGACCTGCCCTCCGGACTCCCGCACCGTCCGCGCGGCAGCACGCGAGACCACGAGACCGCGACTGGGGATGCGGTGCCCGGCACGCATTCCCCGTCCCACCTCGCCCGCCGGCCCGCTCGATGTTCCCGTCCGGATGACAGCCGGGGCTCCCCGTCCATCACGTCGGCCCGATGTCAGGGCGACGCGGTAGCTTGGTCCCTGCTCACCGCGGCTGCCCACCACGGCTGCCCGACCACATGGGAAGAGAGACAGTGACGACGTCTATTCATCAGCGGATCGCCGAAGAGCTGGGCGTGCGCGAGCGGCAGGTGCAGGCGGCCGTGGATCTGCTCGACGGTGGGGCCACCGTGCCGTTCATCGCCCGCTACCGCAAGGAAGCCACCGAGATGCTCGACGACGCGCAGCTGCGCACGCTCGAGGAGCGGCTGCGCTACCTGCGGGAGCTGGAGGAGCGGCGGGCCGCGATCCTGGAGTCGATCCGCGGTCAGGGCAAGCTCGACGACGCCCTCCAGGCGCAGATCGCCGCTGCCGACTCCAAGGCCCGGCTGGAGGACATCTACCTTCCCTACAAGCCCAAGCGGCGGACCAAGGCGCAGATCGCCAGGGAGGCGGGGCTCGAACCCCTCGCCGACGGCCTGCTCGGCGACCCGTCGGTCGACCCGCAGGCCGCCGCGGCCGCCTTCGTCGGTGAGGGGGTGGCCGACACCGCCGCCGCGCTGGACGGGGCCCGGGCGATCCTGGTCGAGCGGTTCGGCGAGGACGCCGACCTGGTCGGGGAGCTGCGCGAGCGGATGTGGGGCAAGGGCCGTCTGGTGGCGGCGGTCCGCGAGGGCAAGGAGGAGGAGGGCGCCAAGTTCTCCGACTACTTCGACTTCGCCGAGCCGTTCACCAAGCTGCCCTCCCACCGGATCCTGGCGATGTTCCGAGGGGAGAAGGAGGAGATCCTCACCCTCACTCTGGAGCCGGAGGCCGAGCCCACCGGCACCTACGAGGGGCGCATCGCACACCGGTTCGGCATCTCCGACCAGGGGCGTCCCGCCGACAGATGGCTGGCCGACACCGTCCGGTGGGCCTGGCGCACCCGCATCCTCGTCCACCTCGGCATCGACCTGCGGATGCGCATGTGGCAGGCCGCGGAGGACGAGGCGGTGCGGGTGTTCGCCGCCAACCTGCGCGACCTGCTGCTCGCCGCCCCCGCGGGCAGCCGCGCGACCATGGGGCTCGACCCCGGCCTGCGCACCGGGGTGAAGGTCGCCGTGGTCGACGCCACCGGCAAGGTGCTGGCCACCGACACGATCTACCCTCACGAGCCGCGCCGCCAGTGGGACCAGTCGCTGGCCACCCTGGCCGCGCTGGCCAAGAAGCACGACGTGGAGCTGGTCTCGATCGGCAACGGCACCGCGTCGCGGGAGACCGACAAGCTCGCCGGCGAGCTGGTGAAACTGGTCCCCGGACTGACCAAGATCGTGGTTTCGGAGGCGGGGGCGTCGGTCTACTCCGCCTCCGCGTTCGCCTCCCAGGAACTGCCCGGCATGGACGTGTCGCTACGCGGCGCCGTGTCGATCGCGCGCCGGCTCCAGGACCCGCTGGCCGAGCTCGTCAAGATCGATCCCAAGTCGATCGGCGTCGGCCAGTACCAGCACGACCTCGCCGAGACCAAGCTGTCGCGCTCACTCGACGCGGTGGTCGAGGACTGCGTGAACGCGGTGGGCGTGGACGTCAACACCGCCTCGGCGCCGCTGCTGACCCGCGTCTCGGGCATCGGCTCCGGCCTGGCCGAGAACATCGTCCTGCACCGCGACACCAACGGCCCGTTCCGCTCCCGGAAGGCGCTCAAGGACGTGGCCAGGCTCGGCCCCAAGGCCTTCGAGCAGTGCGCGGGCTTCCTGCGCATCCCCGGCGGCGACGACCCGCTCGACGCCTCCAGCGTGCACCCGGAGGCCTACCCCGTGGTGCGCCGCATCCTGTCGGCCGCCGGCGGCGACATCAGGAAGGTGATCGGCAACGGCACGGTCCTGCGGACCCTGCGCCCGCAGGACTTCGTGGACGACACCTTCGGCCTGCCGACCGTCACCGACATCCTGTCCGAGCTGGAGAAACCCGGCCGCGACCCGCGCCCGGCCTTCAAGACCGCGACCTTCAAGGAGGGCGTGGAGAAGCTCTCCGACCTCCAGCCGGGCATGCTGCTGGAGGGCGTGGTCACCAACGTCGCCGCCTTCGGCGCGTTCGTCGACGTCGGCGTGCACCAGGACGGTCTCGTCCATGTCTCGGCCCTGTCCCACACCTTCGTCAAGGACCCGCGCGAGGTGGTCAAGCCCGGTGACATCGTCCGGGTGAAGGTGCTCGACGTCGACATCCCCCGCAAGCGCATCTCGCTCACCCTCCGGCTGGAGGACGAGCCGGCCAAGGGCTCCGGCCGGCGCGACCAGCCGGACGGCGGGCGGCGTGACGGCGGCGACGGCAGGCGGGGCGGCCGGCAGGACGGCGGCGGTCAGCAGGGACGCGGCGGCCAGCAACGGCAGAACCGCGGCGGCCAGCAGCAGGGACGCGGCAACTCGCCGAGCGGCGCGATGGCCGACGCGCTGCGCCGCGCCGGCCTCGACGGTTCCGGCGGCAACCGCTAGACGCCTCCCACGGCCGCCGCCCTCACCGGCGGCGGCCGTACGATCCCCTGAGCGAGGGCCGGTCCGAGCGGCGTCACGGCCCGGCGGGCGCCGTACCCGCCTCCTCCCTGTGGTGACGGATCAGCGCTACGGCGACCGACGCCACCGGGGCTGCCAGGAAGGCTCCGACGATCCCGCCGAGGACGCTGCCCAGCGCGATGATGATCAGAATGACCGCACTGGGCAGTTCCAGCGCCCTGCCATAGATCTGTGGTGCGAGCACATGCCCTTCGAGCTGCTGGACCAGGACGGTGACCGCGACCACGATCAACGCCACCCCCCAGCCCTTGGCGACGAAAGCCACGACCGCCGCCAGCAGACCCGCCGCGAACGCGCCCACAACCGGCAGGAACGCTCCGGCGAACGTCAGCACCGCCAGCGGCAGCGCGATCGGCACACCCAGGATCCACAGCGCGATACCGATGAAGAAGCCGTCGACCAGGCCGACGACCGCCACTCCGCGGATGTAGCGGCTGACGACGTCGAAGATCACTCGGGCGCTCTCCCGCAGGGGACGCCTGATCCGGGCGGGCGCAAGGTCGGTGATCCACCAGACGAGACGGTCACCGCCGTGCACGAAGTAGATGGACAGGATCATGGCCAGTATCAGGCCGACCAGCAGCTCCCCCACCGTGCGCGCGCCCGCCAGCGCACCGCTGGCGATCTGCCCGCCTTGTTTGCTCAGGTACTGCTTCGCCTGCTCGAACAGCTCCGCGGCCTTCTCTTGGCTCAGGCCGAAGGACGTCGCCACCGACTGCAGATCGGCGGTCGCCTTGCCGAAACTCCGCCCCAGTTCGGCGACGCCGGCGATCGTGGGCGGCACGAGCAGCGCGCCGAACGCCACCAGGAAGAGGAAGCCGCTGAGGCACACGACGACGGTGGCGAGCATCCGGCTCAGCCCGCGTCTTCTGAGCCATTGGTAGGGCGGCATCAAGAGTGTGGTGATGGCCACCCCGAGGATGATGGGGATGGCCACCGTCTGAACCAGGTAGAGAACCCACAGAACCACCGCGGCCAGGGCGATGACCCCGAGCATCAGCCAGGCCGCGCTACCCGCTCTCCACAGCCTGCCGTCGTCCTCGGCGGCTGGGCCGATCCGCTCCCCCATGCTGGGCCTCTTCCCAGCGCGGATCATCAGCAACCGCTTTGAGCTGGGCGGATACGGCCCTGACGGCGGGTAGGAGCGCAGCCGGTGGCCAGCACCAGGCCGAGCACGACCAGCACCGCCACCTCGAAGACCACCACCAGCCGCTGGGTGACCCCGGCGGGAATGTCGTCGTTGGTCAGGTCGAGGCCCGCCATCCGCATGACGTACGGCAGGACCACCAGGACCAGCACCCCCAGGGAGGCCATGCTCAGCAGCCGCACCGTCCGGGCGTAGGGGCTGGTGGCGTAGCGCCGGGCCAGCATCAGGCCCGCCACCGGCATCGTCAGGAAAGCGATGAATGCCGCGTATCGGTGGATGCCACCGGACATCGACAGCGGCACCCCGGGTTCGTCGGTGGGAAAGGCGCCGATCAGCAGCATGCACAGCCCCCAGACCACGACCAGCAGCGCGGCCTTGCGGTCCTCGCCGCGCCGGGCCAGCGCGGTCCCGAAGACCGTCGCGCCCACCGCGAAGAACGTGAGCGAGACGGGCAGCAGCCACCCGTCCGGCTCGAACGCGTACTCACTGATCACGGTGTGCACCGGATCGAGGCCCGCGGCCAGGTGCAGCCCGAGCATCGCGACGGCCCCCGCGCCGATCGCCGCGTAGCCGCCCATGATCACCTTGGTTCCTGAAGAAACCCGACTCTCCATGGCTCAACCATGGCGACGGGCCACCTCTCGGAGTACCGGAAATGATCCCCACTCGCCCCTGACTGATCCCGGAGAGGTCCCAGGGCCGGGTAGTGCCCGCACCCCCGGGGGACGGCCCGCCACCACGGCCGTGAACTGGGTAAAGGCGGTGGATGGTAGAGCCTGCCCCCTCAGGGTCGTGGCTTCCGGGGGACCCCGCTTGACTTGGAGCGTGCTCTAAGGAGCAAGGTGGTGTCCATGGGGATCACCATCCAGGAGGCCTCGCGCAAGTCGGGGCTGAGCGCGCACACGTTGCGCTACTACGAACGCATCGGACTCATCCACGAGGTGGACCGGCGCCCGAACGGGCACCGCAGCTACGCGGCACCCGACCTGAACTGGCTCGACTTCCTCACCAAACTACGCACGACCGGCATGCCGATCGCGGCCATGTGCCGCTACGCCGAGCTGCGCAGGCAGGGCTCGGAGAGCTTCGCCGAGCGGCGGCGGCTGCTGCAGGCCCATCGTGAGCGGGTCAAGGCGCAGATCGCACAGCTCACCGGGGATCTCGCGGTCCTCGACCACAAGATCGACTTCTACACCGCACAGGAGAATGAATGAACAGGCGTCATCTCGGTCAGGGCGGCCCGGAGGTCTCCGCCGTCGGACTCGGCTGCATGGGGATGTCGGAGTTCTACGGCGCGGCCGACGAGACCGAGTCGATCGCGGTCATCCACCGGGCACTCGACCTGGGAGTGAACTTCCTCGACACCGCCGACGCGTACGGCCGGGGCCACAACGAGGAGCTGGTCGGCCGGGCGATCGCCGGCCGCAGGGACGAGGTCGTGCTGGCCACCAAGTTCGGCATCATCAGGAGTGACGACCCGGCCTTCCGCGGCGTCGACGGCAGCCCCGCCTATGTGAAGCAGGCGGCCGAGGCCTCGCTCAAGCGGCTGGGACTGGACCACATCGACCTCTACTACCTGCACCGCCGCGACCCGAAGGTGGCCATCGAGGAGACCGTCGGAGCGATGGCGGAACTGGTCGCCGAGGGCAAGGTCGGCCGGATCGGCCTGTCGGAGGTGAACGCCGAGACGTTGCGGAAGGCGCACGCCACACACCCGATCTCCGCGCTGCAGAGCGAGTACTCGCTGTTCACCCGGGGGCTGGAGGAGGAGATCCTGCCGACCGCCCGCGAGCTGGGGATCGCCCTGGTGGCCTACTCACCGATCAGCCGGGGACTGCTCGGCGGCACCATGGCCTCCGCCGAGGAGCTGCCCGACGGCGACTTCCGCAAGCACCTGCCCCGGTTCACCGGGGAGAGCGGGGCCCGCAACGAGACACTCGTCGGCGAGGTCCGCAGGATCGCCGGGGAGGTGGGCTGCACCCCGGCCCAGCTCTCCCTGGCCTGGCTGCTGTCCCGGGGAGAGGACGTCATCCCGATCCCGGGCACCAAGCGGCTGCGCTATCTGGAGGAGAACACGGCGGCGGCCGACATCACGCTGACCCCCGGCCAGCTCGCCGCGCTCGAAGCCGCCGTACCGGCCGGAGCGGTCATGGGGCAGCGCTACCCGGACATGTCCACCATCGAGCGCTGAGCCGTGCGGGGCCGTACCGCACGCCGTACCCGCGGCTCTGACGGGTCCGGCGTGCGGGCCGCTCTCCCACTGGGCGCGGCAGACGGGCGGGCCCGGCAGCAGAAAGTCACAAAACCCATGGAACAGACAGATAAGCGGGCGATAAGGATTCCGTAACCCTAAGGCAACCTCGAATGGTTACTCTGCCGTCACATGCACAGTAAGAAGCTCGCCATCGTCGCCATGGCCACCCTGGCGGCCATGGCCGTCCCGGCGGTGGCGTACGCCTCCCCCGATCCGTCGGTGACGGTGACCGTGATGGGCACCTCGGACCTGCACGGCAACACCCTGAACTGGGACTACTTCAAGAACAGCGAGTTCACCGACGGCAAGGGCAACGTCGTCGGCCTGGCCAGGGTCTCGACGCTGGTGAACAAGATCCGCGCCGAGCGCGGAGCCGGCCGGACCCTGCTGTTCGACTCCGGCGACACCATCCAGGGCACTCCGCTGGCCTACTACTACGCCAAGATGGAGCCGGTCAACGAGACGGGCGAGGTCCACCCGATGGCCCGCGCGATGAACGCCATCGGATACGACGCGGTGACTCTGGGCAACCACGAGTTCAACTACGGTCTGCCGCTGCTGTCCACGTGGGTGAAGCAGATGAAGGCCCCGGTGCTCGGCGCCAATGCGGTGAACGCCAGGACGGGCCTGCCCGCCTACCAGCCCTTCACCATCAAGACGATGAAGATCAAGGGCGAGAAGCCGGTCCGGGTCGGCGTGCTCGGCCTGACCAACCCGGGCGTGGCGATCTGGGACAAGGCCAACGTCGAGGGCAGACTCCGCTTCACCGACCTGATCAAGAGCGCCAAGAAGTGGGTGCCGGTCATCCGCGGCCTGGGTGCGGACGTGGTCGTGGTCACCGCGCACGCGGGCGACAGCGGGATGTCCTCCTACGGCGGCGATCTGCCCGTCGAGAACGCCTCGGCCATGGTCGCCGAGGAGGTGCCGGGCGTGGACGCGGTGCTGTTCGGGCACGCGCACAACGAGGTGGCCCAGCGGTTCGTCACCAACAAGGCCACCGGCAAGCAGGTGCTGCTCACCGAGCCCGGCAAGTGGGGCCAGCGGCTGAGCGTGATGGACTTCCGGCTCACCAGGAAGCACGGCGCCTGGGCGGTCACCGGCGCGTCCTCCGCCACGCTGAACACCAACACGGTGGCCGAGGACCCGAAGATCGTCGCGCTCATGAAGGAGCAGCACGACACCACGGTCACGTACGTCAACACGGTGGTGGCCCAGTCCAAGGAGGAGCTGCTGGCGGCCGAGTCGCCCTACAAGGACACCCCGATCCTGGACTACATCCAGAAGGTCCAGACCGAGACGGTGAAGAAGGCCCTGGAGGGTACGGCGGACGCCGGACTGCCGGTGCTGTCGATCGCCGCGCCGTTCAGCAGGACCGCGACCTTCCCGGCCGGGCCGGTGAGCGTGCGTGACATGGCGGGTCTTTACATCTACGACAACACGCTGATGGCGGTGAAACTCACCGGCGCCCAGCTCAAGGACTACCTGGAGTACTCGGCGAGGTACTACAACCAGCTCGCCGCGGACGCCCCGGTCGACCTGGCCGCGCTGACCAACGCCGGCAACACCCCCGACTACAACTACGACCAGTTCTCCGGCGTCACCTACGACGTGGATGTGGCCAAGCCCGCCGGCCAGCGGATCGCCGCCCTGTCCTACCAGGGGCAGCCGGTCGCCGCCGACCAGCAGTTCGTGGTCGCGATCAACAACTACCGCCAGTCGGGCGGAGGCGGCTTCCCGCACGTCACGACCGCTCCGGTGGTCTACAACGCGCAGGTGGAGATCCGCCAGGCGCTGATCGACTACGCCACGGCGACCGGGACCATCGACCCCGCCCAGTTCGCCGAGTCCGGCTGGAAGCTGACCCGCGACGGCAAGCCGCTCTTCTGACGACGGGCCGCGCCGCAAGCGTCTTCGGGGAGCGGCCCGCAACCCGGCCGCTCCCCGTCTCCGGAAACCGGCTGCTCCCCGTTCCGGATGGCAGGTCACAACCTCGACCAACCCGACCAACCCGATCGAGTCGGGCGGAAGGTCATCCCCTCCGCCCGGTGCGGTCTTCAGCGCGGCTTCGGAACGGCTTTGATGATCTTCGCTGCCTCCGCCGGCGTGATGGTCCTGGAGGCGACCAGGCGGGCCGTCGCCTTCGCCACCCGGACGACCAGCTCAGCCCCCGAGTACTTCTCGTCCTCGATCACATCCTCGATCGTGCACCCGTCCGGCCGGTACCGGTTGGGCACCCCGCTGTCGTTGCCCTTGACGATGACGGTGGCCGACAGGTCGGAGCGGGGGCAGGCGTCCGGGGCCGGGGAGTAGCGCAGCAGGTGGGAACCGTCCTGGACGGCGCCGTTGGCCGCCTTGACACCGCTGCGGAACCACAGGTTCCCCTGGCCGTCCTGGGACGTGCGGTACGTACCGTCGGCGCGCACGACCGTGACCGTCTTGGACAGCGGATCCACCCGCAGCAGTAGTCCGTCCAGCGACGCGTAGACGTGCTCGTCGGGGTTGACGTGGAGTTCGTCCTGGACGCCGCCGTACCCCGCGGGCAGGGCGATCCGCTGAAGCACCCGGGAGGTGGCCGGGTCGAGGATGAACAGGGTTCCGTCGGCGAGTCCCCAGATCAGGCCGTCGGGGCCCTCGACCAGTGAGGTGATCGAGCTCGCTCCGGGCACGGGCGTCAGTTCGGCCGTCTTGGTGCCGGTGTCCGGGGCGTAGGTGAAGAGCCTGGCCTCGGCGGCCTTGGGAGTGGTGCC from Streptosporangium sp. NBC_01756 includes the following:
- a CDS encoding glycosyl hydrolase family 18 protein is translated as MRRTAAVLLVLVLATALAAISAPANAAARLTAAFTLTGNQGTFVVSNPGTAPVTGWSITFDLPPGITVSGAQNATTSQSGTRVKLTPAFYINTVRANGTTEPYSPRFTLSAAAQPTNCTINGANCDGSGDPPPPDAPVTATYSGSGTQGTFVVANNTDTALNGWSITFDLPTGVTASGAQNASLSQSGRQVTLSPAHYNTTVAAHGSTEPYSPSFTLSSASAEPANCRINDVRCDGSADTPPAAPGNLRSPVKTTGTVSLAWDAATPGSLPITGYQVYNGATLAATVTGTAATLTGLTSNTEYTFTVRARDRKGTLSPVSAALKVTTNNAGDDTQPPTAPTGLRSTGKSSSSVSLAWGTSTDNKGIAGYEVYAGTTLAATVTDTSATVNGLSPSTEYTFTVKARDLYDNLSAASGALKVSTDDIVGSGYARVGYFVQWGIYGRQYFVRNLDTTGVAAKLTHLNYAFGNIDPVNLTCLHGVTKGTTANPQDPNQGDGAGDADADYGRPMSAGQSVDGVADTGWEKLRGNYNQLRKLKAKYPNLKVLISLGGWTYSKYFSDVAATDAARKKFVSSCIDTYIKGNLPVYNAAGGPGSAAGIFDGIDLDWEWPGSEGHPGNHIGAGDKANNTLLIAEFRRQLDALTQETGKRYQLTAFTPADPAKIAAGWDLPEVAKSLDIFNVQGYDFHGAGSDNSWEPNRAGHQGNLYTDTDDPYSFHFSVENAVDVYLQAGVNPRKITVGLAYYGRGWQGVADGGKSGEWQPATGAAPGQFPDEAGTRGYANLVAGVPGCTVKHDEQSVATFCFTGNGGQWWTFDDTWSIGKKTAWLRSKGLLGVMIWEMSGDPGTLTGAVDAGLR
- a CDS encoding histidine kinase, whose translation is MDVTPFVENLRRALAASAAVADPETRAAVENLTTALDSAVRLTLIDALSAAADEVTRELAPGSVEVRIRSRELEFVVTPPPAADVFTSPVPPLPPGPPPLPEPPSPPGDAGTARVTLRLPEPLKGRIEEAAGMEGVSVNAWLVRAVSTALTAPQREPRTPVAGKRISGWVR
- a CDS encoding DUF4097 family beta strand repeat-containing protein, producing the protein MPVFPAEGPVTLHVQFPAGDLDIAATRREDAVVEVRPANPSRSADVRFAEKTHVEYVNGTIHIEAPERPLSLGRDPRLKILIGLPERSRVEFATSSANARMTGPLGDVSVRTSSGDTRVSHCAAFDVNTSSGDVTCDVIEGDARLKSSSGDIELGEVYGTATVGLASGTLDLGMVGGAAGVKTSSGNVRIGQADGSVEVKSTSARVTIETISAGDVSVTSSSGNVRIGRASGSVQVTSTSAGVTIETMTAGDVSVTSSSGNVRIGRASGSVQVKSTSAGVTIDSITAGVASVTSDSGNVRVGVAEGTSAWLDVSSTSGKVASSLEQADKPDDGERAEIHVQTGSGSVAITRAHA
- a CDS encoding Tex family protein; amino-acid sequence: MGRETVTTSIHQRIAEELGVRERQVQAAVDLLDGGATVPFIARYRKEATEMLDDAQLRTLEERLRYLRELEERRAAILESIRGQGKLDDALQAQIAAADSKARLEDIYLPYKPKRRTKAQIAREAGLEPLADGLLGDPSVDPQAAAAAFVGEGVADTAAALDGARAILVERFGEDADLVGELRERMWGKGRLVAAVREGKEEEGAKFSDYFDFAEPFTKLPSHRILAMFRGEKEEILTLTLEPEAEPTGTYEGRIAHRFGISDQGRPADRWLADTVRWAWRTRILVHLGIDLRMRMWQAAEDEAVRVFAANLRDLLLAAPAGSRATMGLDPGLRTGVKVAVVDATGKVLATDTIYPHEPRRQWDQSLATLAALAKKHDVELVSIGNGTASRETDKLAGELVKLVPGLTKIVVSEAGASVYSASAFASQELPGMDVSLRGAVSIARRLQDPLAELVKIDPKSIGVGQYQHDLAETKLSRSLDAVVEDCVNAVGVDVNTASAPLLTRVSGIGSGLAENIVLHRDTNGPFRSRKALKDVARLGPKAFEQCAGFLRIPGGDDPLDASSVHPEAYPVVRRILSAAGGDIRKVIGNGTVLRTLRPQDFVDDTFGLPTVTDILSELEKPGRDPRPAFKTATFKEGVEKLSDLQPGMLLEGVVTNVAAFGAFVDVGVHQDGLVHVSALSHTFVKDPREVVKPGDIVRVKVLDVDIPRKRISLTLRLEDEPAKGSGRRDQPDGGRRDGGDGRRGGRQDGGGQQGRGGQQRQNRGGQQQGRGNSPSGAMADALRRAGLDGSGGNR